In Janibacter alkaliphilus, the following proteins share a genomic window:
- a CDS encoding IS3 family transposase (programmed frameshift): MALMGAKRKSYTPQYRRDAARLVIDSGRTISAVAAQIGVGEQVLGRWVARERARMDQPPEAVDLDERAELERLRAENAQLRMDREFLKKSSGLLRGGGGVGADAAFAVIHAEKACAEGVRSTVGDMCELLGVSRSGYYDWLARQAAGPGPREQRLRDLAAKVVSAHQDSDGVYGAPRITAQLRAAGEVVTRKTVAKVMRANGIEGISPRAWRPATTVTGPAPHRIPDLVQRRFDQGELNRVWTSDITYLATGQGWLYLCAVRDGCSRRVLGYAFSDSLHTDLVEDALRRAVTFRDGRTAGVILHADRGCQYTSDQLERAARALDVRLSAGRTGVCWDNAQHESFWSTLKTEHYHRHEFTTRAAAIHSVTHWIETVYNRRRRHTALGNISPVAFEHGLTTAAPAA, encoded by the exons ATGGCCCTTATGGGTGCGAAGAGGAAGAGCTACACCCCGCAGTACCGGCGTGATGCTGCGCGTCTGGTGATCGACTCGGGCCGCACGATCTCGGCGGTGGCTGCGCAGATCGGTGTGGGTGAGCAGGTGCTGGGTCGGTGGGTGGCCAGGGAGCGTGCGCGGATGGATCAGCCGCCGGAGGCGGTGGATCTCGACGAGCGTGCCGAGCTGGAGCGGTTGCGCGCGGAGAATGCTCAGCTGCGGATGGATCGGGAGTTCCTGA AAAAAAGCAGCGGCCTTCTTCGTGGCGGAGGGGGCGTCGGAGCAGACGCCGCGTTCGCAGTGATTCACGCGGAGAAGGCCTGCGCCGAGGGTGTGCGGTCCACGGTCGGTGACATGTGCGAGCTGCTGGGGGTGTCGCGGTCGGGCTACTACGACTGGCTCGCCCGCCAGGCGGCTGGGCCGGGGCCGCGTGAGCAGCGGTTGCGGGATCTGGCCGCGAAGGTGGTGAGCGCGCACCAGGACTCCGACGGGGTGTACGGCGCGCCCCGGATCACCGCGCAGCTGCGGGCGGCGGGTGAGGTCGTGACCCGCAAGACGGTCGCGAAGGTGATGCGCGCGAACGGGATCGAGGGCATCAGCCCGCGCGCGTGGCGGCCGGCGACCACGGTCACCGGCCCGGCGCCGCACCGCATCCCGGACCTGGTCCAGCGCCGCTTCGACCAGGGCGAGCTGAACCGGGTGTGGACCTCGGACATCACCTACCTGGCCACCGGTCAGGGCTGGCTGTACCTGTGCGCGGTCCGGGACGGCTGCTCCCGGCGCGTGCTCGGGTACGCCTTCAGCGACAGCCTGCACACCGACCTCGTCGAGGACGCGCTGCGGCGGGCGGTCACCTTCCGTGACGGCCGCACGGCCGGGGTGATCCTGCACGCCGACCGCGGCTGCCAGTACACCTCCGACCAGCTCGAGCGCGCCGCCCGCGCCCTGGACGTGCGACTCAGCGCCGGACGTACCGGCGTGTGCTGGGACAACGCCCAGCACGAGAGCTTCTGGTCCACCCTCAAGACCGAGCACTACCACCGCCACGAGTTCACCACCCGAGCCGCCGCGATCCACAGCGTGACCCACTGGATCGAGACCGTGTACAACCGCCGACGACGCCACACCGCCCTCGGCAACATCAGCCCCGTAGCCTTCGAGCACGGACTCACCACGGCGGCACCAGCCGCCTAA